One segment of Brassica napus cultivar Da-Ae chromosome C3, Da-Ae, whole genome shotgun sequence DNA contains the following:
- the LOC111213237 gene encoding zinc finger protein CONSTANS-LIKE 2 encodes MIQPLTMRQVFTSNILYNSLISLPSFVNTLTECLVFIMLKEETNESGFVGGKADDEDDREVASWLMLNLGKDGDSHNNGFLFGVEYLDLVDYSSNIDNQLEDQHSHYERIYGGEDGVVPLQVEDTTSQLQLRHHNFHLGNNYGCSTGADYNYNGSMMDISVVPEPSESDTTVQHPREPKETKDQLSGPPTQQLTPAERAARVLRYREKKKRRKFEKTIRYASRKAYAEVRPRIKGRFAKRMETEADAEQLFSTSLMAGYGIVPSF; translated from the coding sequence ATGATCCAACCACTAACTATGCGCCAAGTGTTCACCTCCAATATTCTATATAACAGTCTCATTAGCCTTCCCTCCTTTGTAAATACACTAACAGAGTGTTTAGTCTTTATTATGTTGAAAGAAGAGACCAACGAGAGTGGCTTTGTGGGGGGTAAAGCTGACGATGAGGATGATAGAGAGGTGGCTTCGTGGTTGATGCTTAATCTAGGGAAAGACGGTGATAGTCACAACAATGGGTTCTTATTTGGTGTTGAGTATCTTGATCTTGTTGACTACAGCTCCAACATAGACAACCAGTTGGAAGATCAGCACAGTCACTACGAGAGGATCTATGGTGGAGAAGATGGAGTTGTGCCACTTCAAGTTGAAGACACAACAAGTCAGTTGCAACTAAGGCATCACAACTTTCATTTGGGTAACAACTATGGTTGCTCAACAGGAGCTGACTACAACTACAATGGTTCCATGATGGACATCAGTGTTGTGCCAGAACCATCAGAGAGTGACACAACAGTCCAACACCCACGAGAGCCTAAAGAGACGAAAGACCAACTATCTGGCCCACCTACTCAACAGCTAACTCCAGCAGAAAGGGCGGCTAGGGTCCTGAGAtacagagagaagaagaagaggaggaagttcGAGAAGACAATAAGGTATGCTTCAAGAAAAGCTTATGCAGAGGTAAGACCACGGATCAAGGGGCGCTTTGCAAAGAGGATGGAAACTGAAGCTGATGCAGAACAACTCTTTTCAACATCTCTAATGGCCGGATATGGAATTGTTCCTTCATTCTGA
- the LOC111213235 gene encoding ecotropic viral integration site 5 protein homolog — MSRKRTENDTESGSGTATPVDRFGFLKQEHASKARTTATSSSTDQDREERKVRKWRKMIGVGGSDWKHYVRRKPNVVKRRIRKGIPDCLRGLVWQLISGSRDLLLMNPGVYEQLVIYETSASELDIIRDISRTFPSHVFFQKRHGPGQRSLYNVLKAYSVYDRDVGYVQGMGFIAGLLLLYMSEEDAFWLLVALLKGAVHAPMEGLYHAGLPLVQQYLFQLESLVKELIPKLGEHFTQEMINPSMYASQWFITVFSYSFPFPLALRIWDVFLSEGVKIVFKVGLALLKYCQDELVKLPFEKLIHALKTFPEDAMNPDTLLPLAYPIKVSKRLEELKVDYEKTIAKPVQP, encoded by the exons ATGAGTAGAAAAAGAACAGAAAATGACACTGAGTCAGGATCAGGAACAGCCACTCCGGTGGATAGATTCGGGTTCCTGAAGCAAGAACATGCCAGCAAGGCTAGAACAACAGCAACATCATCATCCACTGACCAGGacag AGAGGAGAGAAAAGTGAGGAAATGGAGGAAGATGATTGGGGTTGGAGGTAGCGACTGGAAGCATTACGTTAGAAGGAAACCTAACGTTGTCAAGAGGCGTATACGCAAAGGGATCCCTGATTGTTTAAGAGGTCTTGTTTGGCAGTTGATCTCTGGAAGCCGCGACCTTTTGCTTATGAATCCTGGTGTTTATGAG CAATTGGTGATTTATGAGACATCGGCATCAGAACTTGATATCATTCGAGACATATCACGTACTTTCCCGTCCCATGTTTTCTTTCAGAAGAGACATGGGCCTGGACAAAGATCGTTGTACAATGTTCTTAAGGCCTACTCTGTTTATGACAGAGATGTTGGATATGTTCAG GGGATGGGTTTTATAGCCGGTCTGTTGCTTCTCTATATGAGCGAAGAAGATGCCTTCTGGTTATTAGTTGCGTTACTCAAAGGAGCTGTTCATGCTCCTATGGAAGGATTGTACCAT GCAGGGCTTCCTCTTGTACAACAATACCTGTTTCAGTTAGAAAGCTTGGTAAAGGAGCTAATCCCAAAGCTCGGAGAACATTTTACTCAAGAGATGATCAATCCGAGTATGTATGCAAGCCAATGGTTCATCACCGTCTTCTCTTATTCgtttccttttcctttggctCTTCGGATATGGGATGTGTTTCTCTCTgag GGAGTTAAAATAGTGTTCAAAGTGGGCTTAGCATTGTTGAAGTATTGCCAAGATGAGCTG GTAAAATTACCGTTTGAGAAACTCATACATGCTCTGAAAACATTCCCTGAAGATGCAATGAATCCGGATACCTTGCTTCCATTGGCCTACCCCATCAAg GTATCAAAGCGTTTGGAAGAACTGAAAGTGGACTATGAGAAGACTATTGCCAAACCTGTTCAACCATAA
- the LOC106438934 gene encoding S-adenosylmethionine decarboxylase proenzyme 3 has translation MALSAIGFEGYEKRLEVSFFEPSFFQDSKGLGLRALTRSQLDEILTPAACEIVSSLSNDHLDSYVLSESSFFVYPYKVIIKTCGTTKLLLSIPPLLKLAGELYLNVKSVKYTRGSFLCPGGQPFPHRSFSEEVSVLDGHFTKLGLNSVAYLMGNDDETRKWHVYAASAQTSSDCNSNVYTLEMCMTGLDKEKASVFYKNETGGENGSMTDNSGIRKILPKSQICDFEFEPCGYSMNSVEGDAISTIHVTPEDGFSYASFEAVGYDFNTLDLSQLVTRVLCCFEPKQFSVAVHSSVGANAYKPEISVDLEDYGCRERTFETLGEESGTVMYQTFEKLGKYCGSPRSTLKCEWSSNNSCSSEDEKDEGI, from the coding sequence ATGGCCTTATCTGCAATCGGTTTCGAAGGCTACGAGAAGCGCCTCGAGGTCTCTTTCTTCGAGCCTAGCTTCTTCCAAGACTCCAAGGGACTTGGTCTCCGTGCTCTGACCAGGTCCCAGCTTGACGAGATACTCACTCCTGCTGCTTGCGAGATCGTTTCCTCTCTCTCCAACGATCATTTGGACTCTTACGTCCTCTCTGAGTCCAGCTTCTTTGTCTACCCTTACAAAGTCATCATCAAGACTTGTGGCACCACCAAGCTCCTCCTCTCCATCCCGCCGCTTCTTAAGCTGGCCGGTGAGCTTTACCTGAATGTCAAGTCTGTCAAGTACACTCGCGGCTCCTTCCTCTGCCCTGGAGGCCAGCCTTTTCCTCACAGGAGCTTCTCTGAAGAAGTCTCTGTTCTCGATGGTCACTTTACTAAGCTGGGCTTGAACAGCGTTGCCTACTTGATGGGTAATGATGATGAGACTAGGAAATGGCATGTCTATGCTGCCTCTGCTCAGACCTCCAGCGACTGCAACAGCAATGTCTACACGCTCGAGATGTGCATGACTGGTCTTGACAAGGAGAAAGCCTCTGTCTTCTACAAGAATGAAACTGGTGGGGAGAATGGATCAATGACCGACAACTCTGGAATCAGAAAGATCCTCCCCAAGTCCCAGATCTGCGACTTTGAGTTCGAGCCCTGTGGCTACTCTATGAACTCCGTTGAAGGAGATGCGATCTCCACTATCCACGTGACCCCTGAGGATGGGTTTAGCTACGCTAGCTTCGAAGCTGTGGGTTATGACTTCAACACTCTCGACCTGAGCCAGCTTGTGACGAGGGTTCTGTGTTGCTTTGAGCCGAAGCAATTCTCTGTGGCTGTGCACTCGAGCGTTGGAGCGAACGCGTACAAGCCGGAGATCAGTGTGGACTTGGAAGACTATGGGTGCAGAGAGAGGACATTTGAGACTCTAGGGGAAGAGAGTGGGACGGTTATGTATCAGACGTTTGAGAAGCTTGGCAAGTACTGTGGATCGCCTAGATCTACCTTGAAGTGTGAGTGGAGCAGCAACAATAGCTGCAGCAGCGAGGACGAGAAGGACGAGGGAATCTAG
- the LOC111213236 gene encoding stress-induced protein KIN2-like, which yields MADNKQNMSYQAGQATGQTKEKASGMMDKAKDAAASAQDSMQQAGQQMKQKAQGATDAVKDKTGMNKNT from the exons atggCAGACAACAAGCAAAACATGAGCTACCAAGCCGGTCAAGCCACTGGCCAGACTAag GAGAAGGCAAGTGGTATGATGGACAAGGCCAAAGATGCTGCTGCTTCAGCTCAAGACTCCATGCAACAG GCTGGGCAACAGATGAAGCAGAAGGCACAAGGAGCTACTGATGCGGTAAAGGACAAAACCGGCATGAACAAGAACACCTAA
- the LOC106438936 gene encoding pentatricopeptide repeat-containing protein At3g02490, mitochondrial — MRYQWRLILLRSYRSSFCSRFQVISNSTRSLTSLLHKPPGFAPPQQSQCLYSINRSFSYKPVIEEKPSPEAIVIDVFTRLSTKNEINKELDSNCIVISHDLALNALRSLETTPDVAQRLFHWVSEASPKKLSSKSYNTMLRILGVNGLVDEFWSLVDDMKKRGHGVSANVRDKVGVKFQEDGLESDLNRLKELFASGSIDNSVDKVCNRVCKIVMKDQWNAELEKQLRDLKLEFKSDLVKMVVEKLDVEPRKALLFFRWIDECGGFKHDEKTYNAVARVLGKEKFLDRFRNVIEEIRSGGFEMEMETYVRVSARFCQSKMVREAVELFEFAMAGRNTPTAHCCCLLLKKIVTTKKLDMDLFSRTVKAYTCNGNVMTDQMLQSVIKSLRSVDRFEQSNEVLKAMKEGGYVPSGDLQSVIASGLSRKGKKDEANELVDFMEASGDHLDDKAMASLVEGHCDAKDLEEASECFKKMVGKEGVSYAGYAFEKLVLAYCNSFQARDAYKLFTELVKQNQLKPWHSTYKIMVRNLLMKKVARDGGFEEALSLLPMMRNHGFPPFVDPFLDYLSNSGTGAEAFAFLKALTSKKFPSNLMVMRLFEAMLKSARHSEAQDLLSLCPSYIRRNADVLQLFSSMKPDQCSLEKPLPAPTQIEA, encoded by the coding sequence ATGAGGTATCAATGGCGATTGATTCTCTTACGGAGTTACCGTTCTTCATTTTGCTCCCGTTTCCAGGTAATCTCCAATTCGACCCGATCTCTCACTTCTCTCCTCCACAAACCTCCTGGGTTCGCACCTCCGCAACAAAGCCAGTGTCTTTATTCCATTAACCGAAGCTTCTCATATAAACCCGTGATCGAAGAGAAACCTTCTCCTGAAGCTATTGTGATTGATGTTTTCACCAGATTAAGcactaaaaatgaaattaacaaAGAGCTTGATTCAAATTGTATTGTGATTAGTCACGACTTAGCTTTAAATGCTCTGAGGTCACTCGAAACAACCCCTGATGTCGCACAAAGGCTTTTCCATTGGGTCTCAGAAGCTTCCCCTAAGAAACTCTCCTCCAAAAGCTACAACACGATGCTGCGTATCCTCGGCGTTAACGGACTCGTCGACGAGTTCTGGAGCTTGGTTGATGACATGAAGAAGAGAGGACACGGCGTGTCAGCTAACGTTAGAGACAAAGTGGGCGTTAAGTTTCAGGAAGATGGTTTGGAAAGTGATTTGAATAGGCTCAAGGAGCTTTTCGCTTCGGGCTCTATTGATAACTCTGTGGATAAGGTTTGCAATAGGGTGTGTAAGATTGTGATGAAGGATCAGTGGAACGCTGAGCTGGAGAAACAGCTGAGGGATCTGAAACTTGAGTTTAAGAGTGATCTTGTGAAGATGGTTGTGGAGAAGCTTGACGTGGAGCCGAGGAAAGCTTTATTGTTCTTTCGGTGGATTGATGAGTGTGGTGGTTTTAAGCATGACGAGAAGACGTATAACGCTGTGGCGAGGGTTTTGGGGAAAGAGAAGTTTCTCGATAGGTTTCGGAACGTTATTGAAGAGATTAGGAGCGGTGGTTTCGAGATGGAGATGGAGACTTATGTCAGAGTTTCAGCGAGGTTCTGTCAGAGTAAAATGGTTAGAGAAGCTGTGGAGTTGTTCGAGTTTGCGATGGCGGGGAGGAACACACCCACGGCGCACTGCTGTTGTTTACTTCTCAAGAAGATTGTCACTACAAAGAAACTGGATATGGATTTGTTTTCGAGAACTGTGAAAGCTTATACATGTAACGGAAACGTTATGACGGATCAGATGCTGCAGAGTGTCATCAAGTCTTTGAGAAGCGTTGATAGGTTTGAGCAGAGCAATGAGGTGTTGAAGGCCATGAAAGAAGGCGGTTATGTTCCTAGCGGTGATCTGCAGAGCGTGATTGCGTCGGGACTTAGTCGCAAgggaaagaaagatgaagccAATGAGCTTGTGGACTTCATGGAAGCCTCTGGGGATCATCTGGATGACAAAGCAATGGCGTCTTTAGTCGAAGGGCATTGCGATGCAAAAGATCTCGAGGAAGCTTCGGAGTGTTTCAAGAAGATGGTTGGCAAAGAAGGAGTCTCTTACGCTGGTTACGCGTTCGAGAAGCTGGTGCTTGCTTATTGCAATAGTTTTCAGGCAAGAGATGCATACAAGCTCTTCACGGAGCTAGTGAAACAGAACCAGTTGAAGCCTTGGCACAGTACTTACAAAATCATGGTGAGGAATCTACTGATGAAGAAAGTGGCGAGAGATGGTGGGTTTGAAGAAGCTTTGAGTCTTCTACCTATGATGAGAAATCACGGTTTCCCTCCTTTCGTGGACCCGTTCTTAGATTACTTATCTAATAGTGGAACAGGAGCAGAAGCTTTTGCCTTTCTGAAGGCTTTGACTTCTAAGAAGTTTCCATCTAACTTAATGGTTATGCGTCTGTTTGAAGCTATGTTGAAGTCTGCAAGGCATAGTGAAGCTCAGGATCTGCTGTCTCTATGCCCCAGTTATATCCGTCGAAATGCGGATGTTCTGCAACTTTTCAGTTCCATGAAACCTGATCAATGTTCTTTAGAGAAACCTTTGCCTGCACCCACGCAAATCGAAGCCTAG
- the LOC125583333 gene encoding small polypeptide DEVIL 2-like, producing MENIIMNLKRKEKKSQSRRLGKYLKEQKGRIYIIRRCVMMLLCSRD from the coding sequence ATGGAAAACATCATCATGAACttgaagagaaaggagaagaaatCACAAAGTAGAAGACTTGGGAAGTATCTTAAAGAACAGAAAGGGAGGATTTACATCATTAGAAGATGTGTGATGATGCTCCTTTGTTCACGTGATTGA
- the LOC125583334 gene encoding uncharacterized protein LOC125583334 — MALRGKELEFNLQEWSRKGHFTRENPSSRRFSASSREDRKSSRTIFTISSTLSSPGYSHTDQEIDPSNYSFTSALKALQEKTMYKKNQEWLKPEGIELNSKWNEAEKYICNPLSGEVPMECLSSKTLNSRSFRDVSNKSTPLMNFPSNHNLNNSRTSNPNVRIIQEDHVSTDPVLGQEKKVVGLKRDVGVQSAPVSVSLVKTPPTKADDSQDEFALELKAQQEDVKVDEDKKHMMTKVNQEEKKKTGRRLFSWRRKRQRQPTKSKCFFLICLIKAF, encoded by the exons ATGGCTTTGCGTGGCAAAGAGCTTGAGTTTAACCTACAAGAATGGAGTCGAAAAGGTCATTTTACTCGTGAAAACCCTAGTTCTAGAAGGTTTTCTGCTTCCTCACGAGAAGATCGCAAGTCTTCTAGAACAATCTTCACCATCTCTAGTACTCTCTCTTCTCCTGGCTACTCCCATACAG ATCAGGAGATTGACCCATCAAATTATTCATTCACTAGTGCACTTAAGG CATTGCAAGAAAAAACAATGTACAAGAAGAATCAAGAGTGGTTAAAACCAGAAGGTATTGAGTTAAACTCAAAATGGAACGAAGCAGAGAAGTACATTTGCAATCCTTTGTCTGGTGAAGTTCCTATGGAATGTTTGtcttctaaaaccctaaactcaagaTCCTTCAGAGACGTATCCAACAAGTCTACTCCACTCATGAATTTTCCCTCTAATCACAATCTCAACAATTCAAGAACGAGTAATCCTAACGTCAGAATCATTCAAGAGGATCATGTATCCACCGATCCTGTTCTTGGTCAAG AAAAGAAAGTTGTGGGGTTGAAACGAGATGTGGGTGTGCAGAGTGCACCGGTAAGTGTTAGCCTGGTGAAGACGCCACCGACGAAAGCTGATGATTCGCAGGACGAGTTTGCACTTGAGTTGAAAGCTCAACAAGAG GATGTGAAGGTAGATGAAGACAAGAAACATATGATGACAAAAGTAaatcaagaagagaagaagaaaacaggAAGAAGGTTGTTTTCATGGAGGAGAAAAAGGCAAAGGCAACCAACAAAATCCAAATGCTTCTTTCTCATTTGTCTTATCAAAGCTTTTTGA
- the LOC125583335 gene encoding 14-3-3-like protein GF14 nu produces the protein MSSTREENVYLAKLAEQAERYEEMVEFMEKVAKTVDSEELTVEERNLLSVAYKNVIGARRASWRIISSIEQKEESRGNEDHVALIKDYRGKVETELGKICDGILNLLDTHLVPAASLAESKVFYLKMKGDYHRYLAEFKTGAERKDAAESTLLAYKSAQDIALADLPPTHPIRLGLALNFSVFYYEILNSPDRACSLAKQAFDEAISELDTLGEESYKDSTLIMQLLRDNLTLWTSDLNDEVGGDEIKEASKDEPEEGKQA, from the exons ATGTCGTCTACTCGGGAAGAGAATGTGTACTTGGCCAAGTTAGCCGAGCAAGCTGAACGTTACGAGGAGATGGTTGAGTTCATGGAGAAAGTTGCCAAGACCGTTGACTCCGAGGAGCTTACTGTGGAAGAGAGGAACCTCTTGTCCGTTGCTTACAAGAACGTGATTGGTGCTAGGAGAGCATCGTGGAGGATCATTTCTTCCATTGAACAGAAGGAAGAAAGCAGAGGGAACGAAGATCACGTTGCTCTCATCAAGGACTACAGAGGGAAGGTTGAAACCGAGCTTGGGAAGATCTGCGATGGGATTTTGAACCTTTTGGATACTCACCTTGTTCCCGCTGCGTCTTTGGCTGAGTCCAAAGTGTTTTACTTGAAGATGAAGGGAGATTACCATAGGTACCTTGCTGAGTTCAAGACTGGTGCTGAGAGGAAGGATGCTGCTGAGAGCACTCTCTTGGCTTACAAGTCAGCTCAG GATATTGCACTTGCTGATTTACCTCCAACTCATCCGATTAGATTGGGACTTGCTCTGAACTTCTCTGTCTTCTACTATGAGATTCTCAACTCTCCTGATCGTGCTTGCAGTCTCGCCAAGCAG GCTTTTGATGAAGCAATCTCTGAGCTGGACACATTAGGAGAAGAATCATACAAAGACAGTACACTGATAATGCAACTTCTCCGTGACAATCTGACCCTCTGGACTTCTGACCTCAAC GATGAGGTGGGTGGTGACGAGATCAAGGAGGCGTCAAAAGACGAGCCTGAAGAAGGGAAACAAGCGTAG
- the LOC106438939 gene encoding ubiquitin receptor RAD23c — MKIFVKTLKGTHFEIEVKPEDSVADVKKNIETVQGADVYPAAKLMLIHQGKVLKDETTIEENKVAENSFIVIMMAKSKPSSSGSSSASSGPTVQAKSMPTSSTQPPASVAIPAATAPAPVAATETAPAPAPAPESVSTTPPASTLAPESTPAGSQGDVYGQAASNLAAGSNLESTILQILDMGGGAWDRDTVVRALRAAFNNPERAVEYLYSGIPEQAEVPPVARAPASGGQPANPPAQAQQPAAAPATGPNANPLDLFPQGLPNVGANPGGGTLDFLRNSQQFQALRAMVQANPQVLQPMLQELGKQNPNLMRLIQEHQADFLRLINEPVEGGAEGANLFGEGMPQPQAIQVTPEERDAIERLEAMGFERALVLEVFFACNKNEELAANYLLDHMHEFEE; from the exons ATGAAGATATTTGTGAAAACTCTCAAGGGGACTCACTTCGAGATCGAAGTAAAACCGGAGGATTCG GTTGCTGATGTGAAGAAGAACATAGAGACTGTGCAGGGAGCAGACGTGTATCCTGCTGCGAAACTGATGCTTATTCACCAAGGGAAAGTGCTTAAAGATGAGACCACCATTGAGGAGAACAAGGTCGCTGAGAACAGTTTCATTGTCATTATGATGGCCAAG AGTAAACCTTCCTCATCTGGATCGTCTAGTGCATCTTCTGGTCCTACAGTGCAG GCTAAGTCGATGCCTACCTCATCAACACAGCCTCCAGCTTCTGTAGCAAT ACCAGCTGCAACTGCACCGGCGCCTGTAGCTGCCACTGAAACTGCACCTGCACCTGCACCTGCACCTGAATCTGTTTCTACTACTCCACCAGCAAGCACTCTTGCACCCGAATCAACTCCTGCAGG GTCTCAGGGTGATGTGTACGGACAAGCAGCATCGAACTTGGCCGCTGGAAGTAATTTAGAGAGTACCATTCTGCAGATTCTGGACATGGGTGGAGGAGCCTGGGATCGGGACACTGTCGTCCGTGCACTCCGTGCTGCATTTAACAACCCTGAAAGAGCTGTGGAATATCTTTACTCT GGGATCCCCGAGCAAGCCGAAGTTCCACCAGTTGCTCGTGCTCCAGCAAGTGGTGGGCAGCCAGCAAATCCCCCAGCACAGGCTCAGCAACCTGCAGCGGCACCTGCTACTGGTCCTAATGCAAACCCGTTAGATCTCTTCCCACAG GGGTTGCCAAATGTTGGGGCAAACCCTGGTGGTGGAACACTTGACTTCCTGCGCAACAGCCAACAG TTCCAAGCTCTGCGAGCAATGGTGCAAGCAAACCCTCAAGTTCTGCAG CCTATGCTTCAGGAACTGGGAAAGCAAAACCCAAACTTGATGCGGTTGATTCAAGAACATCAAGCTGATTTCTTACGTTTGATCAATGAACCCGTTGAAGGAGGGGCAGAAGG CGCCAACCTCTTCGGCGAAGGAATGCCACAGCCACAGGCGATTCAGGTCACACCTGAGGAACGGGATGCAATTGAAAGG CTGGAAGCGATGGGATTTGAGAGAGCATTGGTGTTGGAAGTGTTCTTTGCGTGCAACAAGAACGAAGAGTTGGCTGCAAACTATCTTCTTGATCACATGCATGAGTTTGAggaataa
- the LOC125583336 gene encoding LOB domain-containing protein 41-like has translation MRMSCNGCRVLRKGCSDDCSIRPCLGWIKSPEAQANATVFLAKFYGRAGLMNLINAGPDHLRPGIFRSLLHEACGRIVNPIYGSVGLLWSGNWQLCQAAVEAVMKGEPITEMATDAATNGQGPPLKMYDIRHISKDESSAAAAAAATGSTDLKRPKPRRVKRVAAVAKPSESEGKEASHVSSLSHQSEVVAAQEGESNISEVMTFSPPAVQSSGQIKLDLTLGLEPVSHACNVVPLKKRKIGAFATCQEEVPCKTELKL, from the exons ATGCGGATGAGCTGTAATGGATGCAGAGTTCTTCGGAAAGGGTGTAGTGATGATTGTAGTATACGACCGTGTTTGGGTTGGATCAAATCGCCTGAAGCGCAAGCAAACGCAACGGTGTTTCTCGCCAAGTTCTATGGCCGTGCTGGACTCATGAACCTCATCAACGCCGGTCCCGATCACCTTCGTCCTG GGATTTTCCGATCGTTGTTGCATGAAGCGTGTGGGAGGATTGTGAATCCGATCTACGGTTCGGTTGGTTTGTTATGGTCGGGAAACTGGCAGCTTTGTCAAGCCGCCGTGGAGGCGGTGATGAAGGGTGAGCCGATCACGGAGATGGCCACAGATGCGGCGACCAACGGCCAAGGCCCGCCGCTGAAAATGTACGACATCCGACATATATCCAAGGATGAGAGCTCCGCCGCCGCAGCTGCGGCGGCTACTGGGTCAACCGATCTCAAACGGCCGAAACCTCGCCGGGTTAAGCGTGTCGCCGCGGTTGCTAAACCGTCGGAATCGGAGGGAAAAGAGGCTAGCCACGTGTCGTCGTTGAGCCACCAGTCTGAAGTCGTGGCTGCTCAAGAAGGAGAGAGCAACATCTCGGAGGTCATGACGTTCTCGCCGCCGGCGGTGCAGAGTTCCGGCCAGATCAAGCTTGACTTAACATTAGGGCTCGAGCCGGTGTCGCATGCGTGTAACGTGGTGCCTCTTAAGAAAAGAAAGATCGGCGCGTTCGCCACGTGTCAGGAGGAGGTCCCGTGTAAGACTGAGCTTAAGCTCTAA
- the LOC125583337 gene encoding uncharacterized protein LOC125583337: MLILLCFVWDFNSQSRAADVSDCKAGADLLNIIRRKEEETLPGVASSPPFFLGSPPCRVSNPLAQDARFGDNKLNPISPFLPSPSPSRVKGGGCGRVKFGIKPAAVIVKGFDCLNRDRQNSSITAMA; encoded by the exons ATGCTGATTTTACTATGCTTTGTTTGGGATTTTAACAGTCAATCCAGAGCAGCTGATGTAAGTGATTGTAAAGCTGGGGCTGATCTTTTGAACATCATTCGTAGAAAG GAAGAAGAAACATTACCTGGTGTAGCTTCATCACCTCCATTTTTCCTCGGGTCTCCCCCGTGCAGAGTATCAAACCCTTTAGCTCAAGATGCACGATTTGGAGATAACAAACTCAACCCTATCTCACCCTTCCTcccatctccatctccatctcgTGTCAAAGGTGGAGGTTGTGGTCGAGTGAAGTTTGGGATTAAACCGGCAGCTGTTATAGTAAAGGGATTCGATTGCTTAAACAGGGACCGCCAAAACTCAAGCATAACTGCCATGGCTTAG
- the LOC125583338 gene encoding 40S ribosomal protein S7-like — MFSAQNKIHKDKGVAPTDFEQEVAQAFFDLENTNQELKSDLKDLYINQAVQMDISGGRKAIVIYVPFRLRKAFRKIHPRLVRELEKKFSGKDVVFVATRRIMRPPKKGSAVQRPRNRTLTSVHEAMLEDVAYPAEIVGKRTRYRVDGTKIMKVFLEPKERNNTEYKLETMVGVYRKLTGRDVVFEYPTIEG; from the exons ATGTTCTCTGCTCAGAACAAGATCCACAAGGACAAGGGTGTGGCACCAACAGACTTCGAACAGGAAGTTGCTCAG GCTTTCTTTGACTTGGAAAACACCAACCAGGAGTTGAAAAGTGACTTGAAAGATCTCTACATTAACCAAGCTGT TCAGATGGATATCTCTGGAGGCCGCAAGGCTATTGTGATCTACGTTCCATTCAGACTGAGGAAAGCCTTCCGCAAGATTCATCCTCGTCTCGTCagagagctcgagaagaagtTCAGTGGAAAAGACGTTGTTTTCGTTGCCACCAGAAGGATCATGCGCCCACCTAAGAAGGGCTCTGCTGTTCAGAGACCACGCAACAGGACTCTCACTTCCGTCCATGAAGCCATGCTTGAGGATGTCGCTTACCCTGCTGAGATTGTTGGGAAGCGTACCAGATACCGTGTTGATGGTACCAAGATCAtgaag GTGTTCTTGGAGCCTAAGGAGAGGAACAACACTGAGTACAAGCTTGAGACGATGGTTGGTGTTTACAGGAAGCTTACAGGGAGAGATGTTGTTTTCGAGTACCCTACCATAGAAGGTTGA